One Danio rerio strain Tuebingen ecotype United States chromosome 13, GRCz12tu, whole genome shotgun sequence DNA window includes the following coding sequences:
- the LOC561377 gene encoding uncharacterized protein gives MEEIETELTCSEQEALGADFITVELDTQPIEYVVKWAEAGSKFTIACVKKDLEEAGCFTSDQMVKVDPDETFFVPYESVYPECDDVDTELIATHEEEVGSELDFDNSTETVNSQLCEEEDISDISWEKEVSHPRTYNCHFCGKSYSHSSSLARHLHTHTDRPSLASSKDVSKLCDGKKALQCNLCGVRCNGKRLLAIHKKCHKTKRLHTCNTCGKTFNHSSSLSRHRLIHKKGLDKIARPLYPTPTPAPIMTQHSFPSAANKRMAEREKQYQCAQCDRVFSHSASLSKHQVAHVRQLLNSYTHGKDKSSDLKIRLKLCSRDKPNYYTLCKKNKHSKRGKKRLYLPNEERPYPCRMCDKRFSHTTSLSRHEHMHASDKRYACDVCKKTFVRQSNLKQHQQTHASGKLYHCQQCGKTFVHSSSFSRHKKVHAAMRFSPMEEDITCEEELVIDEAAPLEYESE, from the coding sequence ATGGAAGAGATCGAAACAGAGCTGACCTGCTCCGAGCAGGAAGCTTTAGGAGCAGACTTCATCACAGTGGAGCTGGACACACAACCCATCGAATATGTGGTCAAATGGGCCGAGGCGGGCTCCAAATTCACCATCGCCTGCGTGAAGAAGGATTTGGAAGAGGCTGGCTGCTTCACCTCCGATCAGATGGTGAAGGTGGATCCAGATGAGACCTTCTTTGTCCCGTACGAATCGGTGTATCCCGAGTGTGACGATGTCGATACGGAACTGATCGCCACTCACGAGGAGGAAGTAGGAAGCGAGTTAGACTTCGACAACAGCACAGAAACTGTGAACAGCCAGCTCTGCGAAGAAGAGGATATTTCCGACATCTCTTGGGAGAAGGAGGTGTCTCACCCTAGAACCTACAACTGCCACTTTTGTGGGAAGAGCTACAGCCATTCCTCCAGTCTCGCCCgccatctgcacacacacacggacagacCGTCGCTCGCTTCCTCGAAAGATGTCAGCAAGTTATGCGACGGCAAGAAAGCTCTACAGTGCAACCTCTGCGGGGTCAGATGCAACGGCAAGCGGCTTCTGGCGATACACAAGAAATGCCACAAAACCAAAAGACTGCACACGTGCAACACGTGCGGCAAAACCTTCAATCACAGCTCCAGTTTGTCGCGGCATCGACTAATCCATAAAAAAGGTTTGGATAAAATCGCTAGGCCATTATACCCCACCCCCACCCCAGCTCCCATCATGACCCAGCACAGTTTCCCATCGGCCGCAAATAAACGAATGGCTGAACGAGAGAAGCAATACCAGTGTGCGCAGTGCGACAGGGTCTTCAGCCACTCCGCCAGCCTCTCCAAGCACCAAGTCGCGCATGTGCGTCAGCTGCTGAACTCCTACACGCATGGAAAAGACAAGTCCTCGGATCTGAAGATCCGTCTGAAGCTGTGCTCCCGCGACAAGCCCAACTACTACACCCTGTGCAAGAAGAACAAGCACAGCAAACGGGGCAAGAAGAGGCTGTACTTACCCAATGAGGAGAGGCCGTACCCCTGTCGCATGTGCGACAAGCGCTTCAGCCACACCACCAGCCTGTCTCGGCACGAGCACATGCATGCTAGCGATAAGCGATACGCCTGCGACGTCTGCAAGAAGACCTTCGTCCGGCAGTCCAACCTCAAGCAGCACCAGCAGACGCACGCTTCCGGCAAGCTCTATCATTGCCAACAGTGCGGGAAGACTTTCGTTCACTCCTCCAGCTTCTCGCGCCATAAGAAGGTGCACGCGGCCATGAGGTTTTCCCCAATGGAGGAGGACATTACGTGTGAAGAGGAGCTGGTGATCGACGAGGCCGCTCCGCTTGAATATGAATCCGAGTGA
- the timm23b gene encoding mitochondrial import inner membrane translocase subunit Tim23 isoform X2, whose protein sequence is MDKDSSGSRNPAGFGLFGSAGPQYSKAELAGVPLTGMSPISPYLNVDPRYLIQDTDEFILPTGANKTRGRFELAFFTIGGCCITGALCGAVNGLRMGLSETRNMAWSKPQNVQILNMVTRQGATWANTLGSVALLYSAFGVIIEKARGAEDDLNTIAAGTMTGVLYKSPVKSQTGWIYKRTGSLR, encoded by the exons ATGGATAAAGACTCGTCAGGTTCGAGAAACCCAGCAGGATTCGGTCTGTTTGGATCTGCTGGACCACAGTATTCAAAGGCAGAGCTCGCCGGAGTGCCAC TGACAGGCATGAGTCCAATCTCTCCATATCTTAACGTGGACCCCAGGTATCTCATACAG GATACCGATGAGTTCATTTTACCCACTGGAGCAAATAAAACAAGAGGACGATTTGAGCTGGCCTTCTTTACGATTGGAGGGTGTTGCATCACAG GTGCTCTATGTGGGGCTGTGAATGGACTTAGAATGGGCTTGTCTGAAACTAGAAACATGGCTTGGTCCAAACCTCAAAATGTGCA AATCCTAAACATGGTGACCCGCCAAGGTGCCACATGGGCAAACACATTGGGTTCAGTTG ctcTGCTTTACAGTGCGTTTGGGGTGATCATAGAGAAAGCCAGAGGAGCAGAGGACGACCTGAACACCATCGCTGCAGGAACAATGACTGGCGTCCTCTACAAATCTCCAG TCAAAAGTCAAACAGGCTGGATTTACAAGCGCACAGGAAGCCTTCGTTGA
- the timm23b gene encoding mitochondrial import inner membrane translocase subunit Tim23 isoform X3: MDKDSSGSRNPAGFGLFGSAGPQYSKAELAGVPLTGMSPISPYLNVDPRYLIQDTDEFILPTGANKTRGRFELAFFTIGGCCITGALCGAVNGLRMGLSETRNMAWSKPQNVQILNMVTRQGATWANTLGSVALLYSAFGVIIEKARGAEDDLNTIAAGTMTGVLYKSPGYPSLLGCT, translated from the exons ATGGATAAAGACTCGTCAGGTTCGAGAAACCCAGCAGGATTCGGTCTGTTTGGATCTGCTGGACCACAGTATTCAAAGGCAGAGCTCGCCGGAGTGCCAC TGACAGGCATGAGTCCAATCTCTCCATATCTTAACGTGGACCCCAGGTATCTCATACAG GATACCGATGAGTTCATTTTACCCACTGGAGCAAATAAAACAAGAGGACGATTTGAGCTGGCCTTCTTTACGATTGGAGGGTGTTGCATCACAG GTGCTCTATGTGGGGCTGTGAATGGACTTAGAATGGGCTTGTCTGAAACTAGAAACATGGCTTGGTCCAAACCTCAAAATGTGCA AATCCTAAACATGGTGACCCGCCAAGGTGCCACATGGGCAAACACATTGGGTTCAGTTG ctcTGCTTTACAGTGCGTTTGGGGTGATCATAGAGAAAGCCAGAGGAGCAGAGGACGACCTGAACACCATCGCTGCAGGAACAATGACTGGCGTCCTCTACAAATCTCCAG
- the timm23b gene encoding mitochondrial import inner membrane translocase subunit Tim23B isoform X1 has translation MDKDSSGSRNPAGFGLFGSAGPQYSKAELAGVPLTGMSPISPYLNVDPRYLIQDTDEFILPTGANKTRGRFELAFFTIGGCCITGALCGAVNGLRMGLSETRNMAWSKPQNVQILNMVTRQGATWANTLGSVALLYSAFGVIIEKARGAEDDLNTIAAGTMTGVLYKSPAEDFIEQCFSTTFNQGFSSTFHPALHVFHVSFTKHTQIISSAAETERFVKGVTDKGDIQSMQCWWALRNVVEKHCHR, from the exons ATGGATAAAGACTCGTCAGGTTCGAGAAACCCAGCAGGATTCGGTCTGTTTGGATCTGCTGGACCACAGTATTCAAAGGCAGAGCTCGCCGGAGTGCCAC TGACAGGCATGAGTCCAATCTCTCCATATCTTAACGTGGACCCCAGGTATCTCATACAG GATACCGATGAGTTCATTTTACCCACTGGAGCAAATAAAACAAGAGGACGATTTGAGCTGGCCTTCTTTACGATTGGAGGGTGTTGCATCACAG GTGCTCTATGTGGGGCTGTGAATGGACTTAGAATGGGCTTGTCTGAAACTAGAAACATGGCTTGGTCCAAACCTCAAAATGTGCA AATCCTAAACATGGTGACCCGCCAAGGTGCCACATGGGCAAACACATTGGGTTCAGTTG ctcTGCTTTACAGTGCGTTTGGGGTGATCATAGAGAAAGCCAGAGGAGCAGAGGACGACCTGAACACCATCGCTGCAGGAACAATGACTGGCGTCCTCTACAAATCTCCAG CTGAAGACTtcatagagcagtgtttctctaCCACGTTCAACCAGGGTTTTTCATCCACGTTCCATCCAGCTCTGCACGTTTTccatgtctccttcaccaaacacacacagatcatCAGCTCagcagcagagactgaaagatttgtaaagggtgtgacagacaaaggagacatccaaagcatgcagtgttggtgggccttaaggaacgtggttgagaaacactgtcatAGATGA
- the timm23b gene encoding mitochondrial import inner membrane translocase subunit Tim23 isoform X4 — MDKDSSGSRNPAGFGLFGSAGPQYSKAELAGVPLTGMSPISPYLNVDPRYLIQDTDEFILPTGANKTRGRFELAFFTIGGCCITGALCGAVNGLRMGLSETRNMAWSKPQNVQILNMVTRQGATWANTLGSVVRLG, encoded by the exons ATGGATAAAGACTCGTCAGGTTCGAGAAACCCAGCAGGATTCGGTCTGTTTGGATCTGCTGGACCACAGTATTCAAAGGCAGAGCTCGCCGGAGTGCCAC TGACAGGCATGAGTCCAATCTCTCCATATCTTAACGTGGACCCCAGGTATCTCATACAG GATACCGATGAGTTCATTTTACCCACTGGAGCAAATAAAACAAGAGGACGATTTGAGCTGGCCTTCTTTACGATTGGAGGGTGTTGCATCACAG GTGCTCTATGTGGGGCTGTGAATGGACTTAGAATGGGCTTGTCTGAAACTAGAAACATGGCTTGGTCCAAACCTCAAAATGTGCA AATCCTAAACATGGTGACCCGCCAAGGTGCCACATGGGCAAACACATTGGGTTCAGTTG TGCGTTTGGGGTGA